A genomic window from Aquitalea aquatilis includes:
- a CDS encoding substrate-binding periplasmic protein, translated as MPGLPSTLALSLLLMPCIALATEPSRTIILECDYLPSICNQADEPSPGLMIEIGSEAIRRAGYMPQTKIRPWNRAMREVIDNNNAIIIYFARTPEREPLFHWISVINSTDFRLFTRDGATPYNTLQQATAAGLIGVRTGSSVLSWLAQQGVSKQQIEQSQLTEMAKMLKAGRIGSFLGASTTFKPTYQQQVGTMPVEGNVLYSSENWIASGPRFPPETAAKIATAISRMKEDGFIEQLTRKYGK; from the coding sequence ATGCCCGGCTTACCAAGCACATTGGCACTCAGTCTGCTGCTCATGCCATGCATTGCCCTGGCCACAGAACCCAGTAGAACTATCATTCTGGAATGCGACTACCTCCCCAGCATCTGCAACCAGGCAGATGAGCCCAGCCCCGGCCTGATGATAGAGATTGGCAGCGAGGCCATACGCCGGGCAGGCTACATGCCACAAACCAAGATTCGTCCGTGGAACCGCGCCATGCGCGAAGTCATCGACAACAATAACGCCATCATCATCTACTTTGCCCGCACCCCAGAACGAGAACCGCTGTTTCACTGGATCTCGGTCATCAACAGTACCGATTTCAGGCTCTTTACCAGAGATGGCGCCACACCCTACAACACACTGCAGCAAGCCACTGCAGCAGGACTCATCGGCGTACGCACCGGTTCCAGCGTTCTCAGTTGGCTAGCCCAACAAGGCGTCAGCAAACAGCAGATCGAACAAAGCCAACTAACGGAAATGGCAAAAATGCTCAAAGCAGGCCGTATCGGCAGCTTTCTGGGGGCATCTACCACGTTTAAACCAACTTACCAGCAACAAGTCGGCACCATGCCGGTAGAAGGCAATGTGCTATACAGCAGCGAAAACTGGATCGCATCCGGCCCTCGCTTTCCGCCTGAAACAGCCGCAAAAATCGCCACCGCCATCAGCCGGATGAAAGAAGATGGCTTTATCGAACAACTCACCCGCAAGTATGGCAAGTAG
- a CDS encoding MFS transporter, producing MPSDSASCAATLNSAAAATQENTISAAPRLHAGSTAFRATARAMFVGGFCTFSMLYSMQPLMPMFAHDFALSPAAASSVLSVPTTGLALALIPASFLADKVGRKPVMNIALSLAALLMLLAAFAPSFQQFLYLRAIFGVVLAGLPAVAMAYLSEEVEPLSLGHSIGLYIAGNALGGMSGRFLAAVIADHFGWRAAVLALGVLGVAGAIEFWRSLPDSRHFKPVPLNLAELRRDVTSHFADGGLPWLFLSAFLFMGCFVSLYNYLGFRLLAAPFNLSHSVLGFVFSLYMVGIWASAWVGRMADRFGRRNMLWLMVLLMAAGLVCTLADSLWLMVPGIALFTFGFFGGHSVASSWIGRRAQRGKALASAFYLTAYYLGSSVVGSFSGLLWGMGKWNGVAAMIALGLVMLLLIALRLRKLEPLAV from the coding sequence ATGCCTTCCGATTCTGCCTCCTGTGCTGCTACGCTGAATTCAGCTGCCGCGGCTACCCAGGAGAACACCATTTCTGCCGCCCCCCGTCTGCATGCCGGTTCCACTGCATTTCGCGCCACGGCGCGTGCCATGTTTGTGGGTGGTTTTTGCACTTTTTCCATGCTGTACAGCATGCAGCCGCTGATGCCGATGTTTGCCCACGACTTTGCCCTGTCGCCGGCGGCGGCCAGTAGCGTGCTGTCGGTGCCCACCACCGGCCTGGCGCTGGCGCTGATTCCTGCCAGCTTTCTGGCCGACAAGGTGGGGCGCAAGCCGGTCATGAATATTGCGCTGAGCCTGGCGGCGCTGCTGATGCTGCTGGCGGCCTTTGCCCCCAGTTTTCAGCAGTTTCTCTATCTGCGGGCCATTTTCGGTGTGGTGCTGGCTGGCTTGCCTGCCGTGGCCATGGCCTATCTGAGTGAGGAGGTTGAGCCGCTGTCACTGGGCCACTCCATCGGCCTGTACATCGCCGGCAATGCGCTGGGTGGCATGAGCGGGCGCTTTCTGGCGGCGGTGATTGCCGACCACTTTGGCTGGCGCGCTGCCGTGCTGGCGCTGGGGGTGCTGGGCGTGGCCGGTGCCATCGAGTTCTGGCGCAGCCTGCCGGATTCGCGCCACTTCAAGCCGGTGCCATTGAATCTGGCCGAACTGCGCCGTGATGTGACCAGCCATTTTGCCGATGGCGGCCTGCCCTGGCTGTTCTTGTCGGCCTTTCTGTTCATGGGCTGCTTTGTCAGCCTGTACAACTATCTGGGTTTCCGCCTGCTGGCCGCGCCCTTCAATCTCAGCCATAGCGTGCTGGGCTTTGTGTTCTCGCTATACATGGTGGGCATCTGGGCCTCGGCCTGGGTGGGGCGCATGGCCGACCGCTTTGGCCGCCGCAACATGTTGTGGTTGATGGTACTGCTGATGGCCGCCGGGCTGGTCTGCACGCTGGCCGATTCGCTGTGGCTGATGGTGCCCGGTATTGCGCTGTTTACTTTCGGTTTCTTCGGTGGCCACTCAGTGGCCAGCAGCTGGATAGGCCGCCGTGCGCAACGTGGCAAGGCGCTGGCTTCTGCTTTTTACCTTACTGCCTATTATCTGGGTTCCAGTGTGGTGGGCTCCTTCTCCGGCCTGCTGTGGGGCATGGGCAAATGGAACGGCGTGGCGGCAATGATCGCGCTGGGGCTGGTCATGCTGCTGCTGATCGCGCTGCGTCTGCGCAAACTGGAGCCGCTGGCGGTGTGA
- a CDS encoding LysR family transcriptional regulator: MELRHLRYFVTVAEELHFTRAAERLHMAQPPLSQQIQALEAELGTPLFLRQNRKVELTAAGKQFLLRARRILADTEDAAEQARRAARGEIGELRIGFTSSLPLTPILPAALHAYRQHFPAVRLTLREMFTTDQFAALQQQEIDVGFVRFNGLSPADKILVQELRRDPLLVVINSQHPLAGEASLSLGQLRDQGMISYPRSAGTGLHSVIRQLCEACGFEPRITQEAGEATTQVGLVAAGLGIAILPSPLECVQLPGVRYIPLTDNGAYLAMGIATREGDSSPLVTGFIAHLWDEIPAS, translated from the coding sequence ATGGAACTGCGCCACCTGCGTTATTTCGTCACCGTCGCCGAAGAACTGCACTTCACCCGTGCCGCCGAACGCCTGCACATGGCCCAACCGCCGCTATCCCAGCAGATACAGGCGCTGGAGGCCGAACTGGGCACGCCGCTGTTTCTGCGGCAAAACCGCAAGGTGGAGCTGACAGCAGCCGGCAAGCAGTTTCTGCTGCGTGCGCGGCGCATTCTGGCCGATACCGAGGACGCCGCCGAACAGGCCCGACGTGCCGCACGTGGGGAAATCGGCGAGCTGCGCATTGGCTTTACCTCCTCATTGCCGCTTACCCCCATTCTGCCGGCAGCGCTGCATGCTTATCGCCAGCATTTCCCGGCCGTGCGGCTGACACTGCGCGAAATGTTCACTACAGACCAGTTCGCGGCACTGCAACAACAGGAAATCGACGTCGGCTTCGTGCGCTTCAACGGGCTGTCACCGGCGGACAAGATATTGGTACAGGAGCTACGGCGCGACCCGCTGCTGGTGGTGATCAACAGCCAGCATCCGCTTGCCGGCGAGGCCAGCCTGTCGCTGGGACAATTGCGCGATCAGGGCATGATCAGCTATCCGCGCAGCGCCGGCACCGGGCTACACAGCGTGATCCGCCAGCTGTGTGAAGCCTGTGGCTTTGAGCCGCGCATCACCCAGGAAGCCGGCGAAGCCACCACCCAGGTGGGGCTGGTGGCCGCCGGGCTGGGCATTGCCATCCTGCCCTCACCGCTGGAGTGCGTGCAGCTGCCGGGGGTGCGCTATATCCCGCTGACCGACAACGGTGCCTACCTGGCCATGGGCATTGCCACGCGCGAGGGTGACAGCTCGCCACTGGTGACCGGATTTATCGCCCACTTGTGGGACGAAATCCCTGCCAGCTAG
- a CDS encoding helix-turn-helix transcriptional regulator encodes MQQPSDRQPDLAVFSAILLEIYRLAREESLERFHHTVLECLRPQLAYDKAWWGRAAQAADGPHEHSSFLFGLPDHYIDDWKSIRQHDVTVARVHAHPGQAVVVDMQADDAPPQLQWLGQRHDIGELLCVIHIDPVTQLSDHLALYRRPGAPRFNAADCLLLSCLMPHLASTVAINQIRTLQALRETLSGPRLAMAVCDQHGTLHCAEPGFVDLLLTEWPQWTGPALPAGLSPQGHDGARLNIEARRISDLYLLTARYRCAMEQLSSRETDVARLFGEGLTYKDIARKLGLSPHTVRHHIRAIYAKLGINGKAGIAHLLHQQAPFG; translated from the coding sequence ATGCAGCAGCCATCAGACCGGCAGCCGGATCTGGCCGTGTTCAGCGCCATCTTGCTGGAAATCTATCGCCTGGCCCGCGAGGAGTCACTGGAGCGCTTTCATCACACCGTGCTGGAGTGTCTGCGCCCGCAACTGGCCTACGACAAGGCCTGGTGGGGCCGCGCCGCCCAGGCGGCGGATGGCCCGCACGAGCACAGTTCTTTTCTGTTCGGCCTGCCGGATCACTACATTGACGACTGGAAATCCATCCGCCAGCACGATGTCACCGTGGCACGGGTGCATGCCCACCCCGGCCAGGCCGTGGTGGTGGACATGCAGGCGGACGATGCGCCGCCGCAACTGCAATGGCTGGGCCAGCGCCATGATATCGGCGAACTGCTGTGCGTGATCCACATCGACCCGGTCACCCAGTTGAGCGACCATCTGGCTCTGTACCGCCGCCCCGGCGCACCGCGCTTCAATGCTGCCGACTGCCTGTTGCTGTCCTGTCTGATGCCGCACCTGGCCTCCACCGTGGCCATCAACCAGATCCGCACCCTGCAAGCCCTGCGCGAAACCCTCAGCGGACCACGGCTGGCCATGGCGGTGTGTGACCAGCATGGCACCCTGCACTGCGCCGAACCCGGCTTTGTCGACCTGCTACTCACCGAATGGCCACAGTGGACCGGCCCCGCCCTGCCCGCCGGCCTGTCGCCACAAGGGCATGATGGTGCCCGGCTCAATATCGAGGCGCGCCGCATCAGCGACCTCTACCTGCTGACCGCCCGCTACCGCTGCGCCATGGAGCAGCTTTCCAGCCGCGAAACCGATGTCGCCCGCCTGTTTGGCGAAGGACTCACCTACAAGGACATCGCACGCAAGCTGGGCCTGTCGCCGCATACCGTGCGCCACCATATCCGCGCCATCTACGCCAAGCTGGGCATCAACGGCAAGGCCGGCATCGCCCATCTCTTGCACCAGCAAGCGCCATTCGGCTGA
- a CDS encoding transporter — MTPFRPVLTALAASLLLASLPSQAADTNARDFFSAPVGTSLSVLYLPVTWADSFHSANGNDDHARLNVEALAWRQLWFSDICGTLCTPQFIIPAAQIKATLPGSQTSQRDSGIGDPQVGGTLFFINQPDKREYSGLLTLITLPVGSYDAQHPDVSAGAHRWGATFLYNYTRGVGKNWVLEASLEAQLYGNNDNYYGSSLKQQPLYRLQAFASYDFMPGTYGALRLYHTRGGALRLNGQDLPDTRQNSTQLGFELGHWVGKQDQLMLMLARNVHTSNSFDSSQAMLRLVHVF, encoded by the coding sequence ATGACCCCGTTTCGCCCTGTTCTGACCGCCCTGGCGGCCAGCCTGCTGCTCGCCAGCCTGCCCAGCCAAGCCGCCGATACCAATGCCCGTGACTTTTTCAGTGCACCGGTCGGCACCTCGCTCAGTGTGCTGTACCTGCCCGTCACCTGGGCCGACAGCTTTCACTCGGCCAACGGCAACGACGACCATGCCCGGCTGAATGTGGAAGCCCTGGCCTGGCGTCAGCTGTGGTTTTCCGACATCTGCGGCACCCTGTGCACGCCACAGTTCATCATCCCCGCCGCCCAGATCAAGGCCACCCTGCCCGGCAGCCAGACCAGCCAGCGCGACAGTGGCATTGGCGACCCGCAAGTGGGCGGCACGCTGTTCTTCATCAATCAGCCAGACAAGCGCGAGTACAGCGGCCTGCTGACCCTGATCACCCTGCCAGTGGGCAGCTACGATGCCCAGCACCCGGACGTTTCAGCAGGGGCGCACCGCTGGGGTGCCACCTTTCTCTACAACTATACCCGGGGCGTAGGCAAGAACTGGGTGCTGGAGGCCTCGCTGGAAGCCCAGCTGTATGGCAACAACGACAACTATTACGGGAGCAGCCTGAAACAGCAGCCGCTGTACCGCTTGCAGGCTTTTGCCTCCTACGACTTCATGCCGGGTACCTATGGCGCGCTGCGGCTGTACCACACCCGTGGCGGCGCCTTGCGCCTGAACGGACAGGACCTGCCCGACACCCGGCAAAACAGTACCCAGCTTGGCTTCGAACTCGGCCACTGGGTTGGCAAGCAAGACCAGTTGATGCTGATGCTGGCGCGCAACGTCCACACCAGCAACAGTTTTGACAGCAGCCAGGCCATGCTGCGTCTGGTACATGTTTTCTGA
- a CDS encoding MFS transporter — translation MNTLSHAKPVEVPHNERSAMAAIVGFAAIVPAVLMMAPAVASQLASQLQLGPIDIGNLFSAELGAMSLATLPAFFWLPRVNWRSAAWLAVAVFIAANLLSATTVSYPLLLGLRFVSALAGGSLMILCLSAAATMRNPDRVYGLWVMGQLALGAAGLVVMPALFAHFGIAACYVGLALLMALCTPLVRCFPTAQQAQTQQAAQSATGRRRGHAVLGILATLAFYISLSGVWTFIGQIAQQASIDPQQSGNIFAIATLLGVAGAGSASLIGRRLPRAQLLLAGFGMMMAAMLLLLNAPALARFATAALLFKFSWTFILPFILATLADIDHSGKLMNATNLVIGGGLAIGPALAGQLIAANHGSLHVLLLLATLVAAISLALLLSLQQRRTTPAHV, via the coding sequence ATGAACACGCTCTCACATGCCAAGCCTGTCGAGGTCCCACACAATGAGCGCTCGGCCATGGCCGCCATTGTCGGTTTCGCCGCCATCGTCCCCGCCGTGCTGATGATGGCCCCTGCGGTGGCCAGCCAGCTGGCGAGCCAGCTGCAACTGGGGCCAATCGATATCGGCAACCTGTTCTCCGCCGAACTGGGTGCCATGAGCCTGGCCACCTTGCCGGCATTTTTCTGGCTGCCTCGCGTCAACTGGCGCAGTGCCGCCTGGCTGGCAGTGGCGGTATTCATCGCCGCCAACTTGCTATCCGCCACCACCGTCAGCTATCCGCTGCTGCTTGGCCTGCGCTTTGTCAGTGCGCTGGCTGGCGGTTCGCTGATGATTCTGTGTCTGTCCGCCGCCGCCACCATGCGCAACCCAGACCGTGTCTATGGCCTGTGGGTGATGGGCCAACTGGCACTGGGGGCGGCCGGGCTGGTCGTCATGCCCGCGCTGTTCGCTCACTTCGGTATTGCCGCCTGCTATGTCGGCCTGGCCTTGCTGATGGCGCTGTGTACGCCGCTGGTGCGCTGCTTTCCCACAGCTCAGCAGGCGCAGACACAACAGGCCGCGCAATCTGCCACAGGCCGCCGCCGGGGCCACGCTGTACTGGGCATCCTCGCCACGCTGGCGTTTTACATCAGCCTGAGCGGGGTATGGACCTTCATCGGCCAGATCGCTCAGCAGGCCAGCATCGATCCACAGCAAAGCGGCAATATCTTCGCCATCGCCACCCTGCTGGGCGTGGCCGGTGCCGGCAGCGCCTCGCTGATCGGCCGCCGCCTGCCGCGTGCCCAGCTGCTGCTGGCCGGCTTTGGCATGATGATGGCGGCCATGCTGCTGTTGCTGAACGCCCCGGCCCTGGCGCGCTTTGCCACCGCCGCACTGCTGTTCAAGTTCAGCTGGACCTTCATCCTGCCCTTCATCCTGGCCACGCTGGCCGACATCGATCACAGCGGCAAGCTGATGAATGCCACCAATCTGGTCATCGGTGGCGGCCTGGCCATCGGCCCGGCGCTGGCTGGTCAGCTGATCGCCGCCAATCACGGCAGCCTGCATGTGCTGTTGCTGCTGGCCACTCTGGTGGCCGCCATCTCGCTGGCCTTGCTGCTGTCGCTGCAACAGCGCCGCACCACCCCTGCCCACGTCTGA
- a CDS encoding class II histone deacetylase — MTSRTAFYFDELCMWHSAGMHALTLPVGGWVQPPAAGGHAESPETKRRLKNLLDVAGISRQLLQCSAEPASRDDLLRVHGAAYLDHFKLVSDAGGGELGPQAPIGPGSYDIACRSAGLAIAAVDAVWRGEVANAYVMTRPPGHHCLPDAAMGFCFLSNIAVAIEAAKARYGIERVAVLDWDVHHGNGTQAIYYQRPDVLTLSIHQDGCFPPGYNGSEDRGAGAGLGANINIPLLPGSGHDAYLYAMQRVVLPALTRYQPQLIIVACGYDANAVDPLARMQAHSDTFREMTTLLRAFAEQHCDGKLVLAHEGGYSEAYVPFCGLATIEALSGLRSEVVDPLLDFISLQQPCAAMLQLQRQLLDDMALLHEL; from the coding sequence ATGACTTCCCGTACCGCCTTTTATTTTGATGAACTCTGCATGTGGCACAGTGCCGGCATGCATGCACTGACGCTGCCGGTGGGGGGCTGGGTGCAACCCCCGGCCGCCGGCGGCCATGCCGAATCGCCGGAAACCAAGCGCCGGCTGAAAAACCTGCTGGATGTGGCCGGTATCAGCCGCCAGCTGCTGCAATGTTCCGCCGAACCGGCCAGCCGCGACGACCTGCTGCGGGTACATGGCGCGGCCTATCTGGATCACTTCAAGCTGGTCAGTGACGCCGGTGGCGGCGAACTCGGCCCGCAAGCCCCCATCGGCCCCGGCAGCTACGACATCGCCTGCCGCTCGGCCGGCCTGGCCATTGCTGCGGTCGATGCGGTATGGCGCGGCGAGGTGGCCAACGCCTATGTCATGACACGACCACCGGGACACCACTGCCTGCCGGACGCCGCCATGGGCTTTTGTTTCCTGTCCAATATCGCCGTCGCCATCGAAGCGGCCAAGGCGCGCTATGGCATTGAACGGGTGGCGGTGCTGGACTGGGACGTGCACCACGGCAACGGTACCCAGGCCATCTACTACCAGCGCCCAGACGTACTGACTCTGTCCATCCATCAGGATGGCTGTTTTCCACCTGGCTACAACGGCAGCGAAGATCGAGGCGCAGGAGCCGGACTGGGGGCCAATATCAATATCCCGCTACTGCCCGGCAGCGGCCATGACGCCTATCTGTACGCCATGCAGCGCGTGGTACTGCCGGCGCTGACGCGCTACCAGCCGCAACTGATCATCGTCGCCTGCGGCTATGACGCCAATGCGGTAGACCCGCTGGCGCGCATGCAGGCTCACAGCGACACCTTCCGCGAGATGACCACCCTGCTGCGCGCCTTCGCCGAGCAGCACTGCGACGGCAAGCTGGTACTGGCGCATGAAGGCGGCTACTCCGAAGCGTATGTGCCGTTCTGCGGCCTGGCCACCATCGAGGCGCTGTCCGGCCTGCGCAGCGAAGTGGTCGACCCGCTGCTGGACTTCATCAGCCTGCAACAGCCCTGCGCAGCCATGCTGCAATTGCAGCGCCAGTTGCTGGATGACATGGCACTGCTGCATGAGCTGTAA
- a CDS encoding VOC family protein, with amino-acid sequence MSTRHMVAVLPTPDEDAMLSLGKIDHIHVRVTDLAKAQNWYQRVLNLAPDTRYKHMQSGPHGVVMLMNSNGSVRLAISQEDKPVCEPGSVAFLVNGQDFLEWIDQLAGERVSDRAGQTVARDSVVDHQFFCSISFVDPFGNPFEIVSYDHTWLAGKLKLGNKPA; translated from the coding sequence ATGAGCACGCGCCACATGGTGGCCGTGTTACCCACACCCGATGAGGATGCAATGCTATCGCTTGGCAAGATTGACCATATCCATGTCCGTGTCACTGATCTGGCAAAGGCGCAGAACTGGTACCAGCGCGTATTGAACCTGGCACCCGACACCCGCTACAAGCACATGCAGAGCGGCCCGCATGGCGTCGTGATGCTGATGAACAGCAATGGCTCGGTGCGACTGGCCATTTCGCAGGAAGACAAGCCGGTATGTGAACCCGGCTCGGTGGCCTTTCTGGTCAATGGCCAGGATTTTCTGGAATGGATTGATCAGCTGGCAGGCGAGCGCGTCAGCGACCGTGCCGGCCAGACCGTGGCGCGCGATTCGGTGGTGGATCACCAGTTTTTCTGTTCCATCAGCTTTGTCGATCCCTTTGGTAATCCCTTCGAGATCGTCAGCTATGACCACACCTGGCTGGCTGGCAAACTCAAGCTGGGCAACAAGCCGGCGTGA
- the uvrA gene encoding excinuclease ABC subunit UvrA: protein MDTIRIRGARTHNLKNVNLDLPRNQLIVITGLSGSGKSSLAFDTLYAEGQRRYVESLSAYARQFLQLMEKPDVDLIEGLSPAISIEQKATSHNPRSTVGTVTEIHDYLRLLYARVGEPHCPEHGVPLSSQTVSQMVDHVLALPEETRVMILAPVIVGRKGENLDLFDDLRAQGFIRVRVDGEVYDIDSLPKLDKNKKHTIEVVIDRLKVREDMKQRLAESFETALRHAEGRAIAVEMDSAKEHWFSAKFACPVCSYSLPELEPRLFSFNNPMGACPKCDGLGEITFFDPRRVVAHPELTLAAGAIKGWDKRNQFYFQMLLALGEHYGFSPTELAFEDLPENVRHVVLHGSGRDSIEFVYMSEKGTRFTRAHPFEGIIPNLERRYRETDSSAVREELAKYQNNQPCPHCQGSRLRLEARHVFIGGRTLHELNQLPLKEAAAFFSQLNISGHKHAVAEKIVKEISERVSFLNNVGLDYLNLSRSADTLSGGEAQRIRLASQIGSGLTGVMYVLDEPSIGLHQRDNDRLLATLMRLRDIGNSVIVVEHDEDAIRAADYLVDMGPGAGEHGGEVLVAGTPADVEASEHSVTGAFLSGRRRINWPGERRAVNPERVLKLEGASGNNLKNVSLELPLGMLVCITGVSGSGKSTLINDTLYKIAARDLNGASEEPAHYEHIEGLGLLDKVINVDQSPIGRTPRSNPATYTGLFTPIRELFAGVPLSRERGYGPGRFSFNVKGGRCEACQGDGVIKVEMHFLPDIYVPCDVCHGKRYNRETLEVQYKGKNVYEVLDMTVEQALEFFSVVPAVARKLKTLMDVGLGYIRLGQSATTLSGGEAQRVKLGLELSKRDTGRTLYILDEPTTGLHFHDIDLLLQVLHRLRENGNTVVVIEHNLDVIKTADWLIDLGPEGGAGGGQIIATGTPEQVADNPASHTGRYLKPLLTPRN, encoded by the coding sequence ATGGACACCATCCGCATTCGTGGCGCTCGGACGCACAATCTGAAAAACGTCAACCTGGATCTGCCGCGCAACCAGCTGATCGTTATCACCGGCTTGTCCGGCTCCGGCAAGTCTTCGCTCGCCTTTGACACCCTGTATGCGGAAGGGCAGCGCCGCTATGTGGAGAGCTTGTCCGCCTACGCCCGCCAGTTTCTGCAGTTGATGGAAAAGCCTGATGTCGATCTGATCGAAGGGCTGTCGCCGGCCATTTCCATCGAACAGAAGGCCACCAGCCACAACCCGCGCTCCACCGTGGGTACGGTCACGGAAATCCACGATTACCTGCGCCTGCTGTATGCCCGGGTGGGCGAGCCGCACTGCCCGGAACATGGCGTGCCGCTGTCCTCGCAAACCGTCAGCCAGATGGTGGACCACGTGCTGGCGCTGCCGGAGGAAACCAGGGTGATGATCCTGGCCCCGGTCATTGTCGGCCGCAAGGGCGAGAATCTCGACCTGTTCGATGATCTGCGTGCCCAGGGTTTCATCCGGGTACGGGTGGACGGCGAGGTATATGACATCGACAGCCTGCCCAAGCTGGACAAGAACAAGAAGCACACCATCGAGGTGGTGATCGACCGCCTCAAGGTACGCGAAGACATGAAGCAGCGGCTGGCGGAAAGCTTCGAAACGGCCTTGCGCCATGCCGAAGGCCGCGCCATCGCCGTGGAAATGGATAGCGCCAAGGAACACTGGTTCTCCGCCAAATTCGCCTGCCCGGTATGCAGCTACAGCCTGCCGGAACTGGAACCACGGCTGTTCTCCTTCAATAACCCGATGGGGGCCTGCCCCAAGTGTGACGGCCTGGGCGAAATCACCTTTTTCGACCCCCGCCGCGTGGTGGCCCACCCGGAGCTGACATTGGCCGCCGGTGCCATCAAGGGTTGGGACAAGCGCAACCAGTTTTACTTCCAGATGCTGCTGGCGCTGGGCGAGCATTATGGTTTCTCGCCTACCGAACTGGCCTTCGAAGATCTGCCGGAAAACGTGCGGCACGTGGTATTGCATGGTTCGGGGCGCGACAGCATCGAGTTTGTCTATATGTCGGAGAAGGGCACGCGCTTTACCCGTGCCCATCCCTTCGAAGGAATCATTCCCAATCTGGAGCGGCGCTACCGCGAAACCGACTCCAGCGCGGTGCGCGAGGAGCTGGCCAAATACCAGAACAACCAGCCCTGCCCGCACTGCCAGGGTTCACGGCTGCGCCTGGAAGCCCGTCACGTATTCATCGGCGGCCGCACCCTGCACGAACTGAACCAGCTACCACTCAAGGAAGCGGCTGCTTTCTTCTCCCAGCTGAATATCAGCGGCCACAAGCATGCGGTGGCGGAAAAAATCGTCAAGGAAATCAGCGAGCGGGTGTCCTTCCTCAATAATGTGGGCCTGGATTACCTCAACCTGTCACGTTCGGCCGATACCCTGTCCGGTGGCGAGGCGCAGCGTATCCGGCTAGCCAGCCAGATCGGCTCCGGCCTGACCGGGGTGATGTATGTGCTGGATGAGCCGTCCATCGGTCTGCACCAGCGCGATAACGACCGCCTGCTGGCCACGCTGATGCGCCTGCGCGATATCGGCAACAGCGTCATCGTGGTGGAACACGACGAAGACGCCATCCGCGCCGCCGACTATCTGGTGGACATGGGGCCGGGTGCCGGCGAACACGGTGGCGAGGTACTGGTGGCGGGTACGCCGGCGGATGTCGAAGCCAGTGAACACTCGGTGACTGGTGCCTTCCTGTCAGGCCGCCGCCGTATCAACTGGCCGGGCGAACGCCGTGCCGTCAACCCGGAACGGGTGCTGAAACTGGAAGGGGCCAGCGGCAATAACCTGAAAAACGTCAGCCTGGAATTGCCGCTGGGCATGCTGGTGTGTATTACCGGGGTATCCGGTTCGGGTAAGTCCACGCTGATCAACGACACCCTGTACAAGATTGCCGCCCGCGATCTGAACGGTGCCAGCGAAGAGCCGGCGCACTACGAGCATATCGAAGGCCTGGGCCTGCTCGACAAAGTGATCAATGTCGACCAGAGCCCCATCGGCCGCACGCCGCGTTCCAATCCGGCTACTTATACCGGCTTGTTCACGCCGATCCGTGAACTGTTTGCCGGGGTGCCGCTGTCGCGCGAGCGTGGCTATGGCCCGGGCCGTTTCAGCTTCAACGTCAAGGGCGGCCGCTGCGAGGCCTGCCAGGGCGATGGCGTGATCAAGGTGGAAATGCATTTCCTGCCGGATATCTACGTGCCTTGCGATGTGTGTCACGGCAAGCGCTACAACCGCGAAACGCTGGAAGTGCAGTACAAGGGCAAGAATGTCTACGAAGTGCTGGACATGACGGTGGAGCAAGCGCTGGAATTTTTCAGCGTGGTGCCGGCGGTGGCCCGCAAGCTGAAGACGCTGATGGACGTGGGCCTGGGTTATATCCGGCTGGGGCAGAGTGCCACCACGCTGTCTGGCGGCGAGGCGCAACGGGTCAAGCTGGGGCTGGAACTGTCCAAGCGTGACACCGGCCGCACTTTGTATATTCTGGATGAGCCGACTACCGGCCTGCATTTCCACGATATCGACCTCTTGCTGCAGGTGCTGCACCGCCTGCGCGAAAACGGCAATACCGTGGTGGTGATCGAGCACAATCTGGACGTGATCAAGACCGCCGACTGGCTGATCGACCTGGGCCCGGAAGGTGGCGCCGGTGGTGGCCAGATCATTGCCACCGGTACGCCGGAGCAGGTGGCGGACAACCCGGCCAGCCATACCGGTCGCTATCTCAAGCCGCTGCTGACACCGCGCAATTAA